In one Solanum dulcamara chromosome 1, daSolDulc1.2, whole genome shotgun sequence genomic region, the following are encoded:
- the LOC129887164 gene encoding T-complex protein 1 subunit epsilon, translating into MALAFDEFGRPFIIIKEQEQKTRLRGIDAQKANISAGKAVARILRTSLGPKGMDKMLQSPDGDVTITNDGATILEQMDVDNQIAKLMVELSRSQDYEIGDGTTGVVVMAGALLEQAEKLLERGIHPIRVAEGYEMACRIAVEHLERIANKFEFGVNGFEPLIQTCMTTLSSKIVNRCKRSMAEIAVKAVLAVADLERKDVNLDLIKVEGKVGGKLEDTELIYGIVVDKDMSHPQMPKQIQDANIAILTCPFEPPKPKTKHKVDIDTVEKFQTLRLQEQKYFDDMVQKCKDVGATLVICQWGFDDEANHLLMHRNLPAVRWVGGVELELIAIATGGRIVPRFQELTPEKLGLAGLVREKSFGTTKDRMIYIEHCANSRAVTIFIRGGNKMMIEETKRSIHDALCVARNLIRNNSIVYGGGSAEISCSIAVEAAADKHPGVEQYAIRAFADALDSIPMALAENSGLQPIETLSAVKSQQIKENNPCCGIDCNDAGTNDMRDQNVFETLIGKQQQILLATQVVKMILKIDDVISPSEY; encoded by the exons ATGGCGCTGGCGTTCGATGAGTTTGGTAGGCCATTCATAATAATCAAGGAACAAGAGCAGAAAACCCGATTAAGAGGCATTGATGCTCAAAAAGCCAACATTTCCGCTGGCAAAGCCGTAGCTCGCATACTCCGCACTTCTCTTGGTCCTAAGGGCATGGACAAGATGCTTCAGAGCCCTGACGGCGATGTCACTATCA CAAATGATGGTGCAACTATCCTGGAGCAGATGGATGTTGACAATCAGATTGCCAAGTTGATGGTTGAGTTGTCACGAAGTCAAGATTATGAAATTGGTGATGGAACTACTGGAGTTGTTGTCATGGCTGGGGCACTTCTAGAACAAGCGGAGAAGCTGTTAGAACGCGGTATTCACCCTATTCGAGTTGCAGAAGGATATGAAATGGCTTGTAGGATAGCAGTTGAGCACTTGGAGCGTATTGCAAATAAGTTTGAATTTGGTGTGAATGGGTTTGAGCCTTTGATTCAAACCTGCATGACTACTTTGTCATCTAAGAT TGTGAACAGATGCAAGCGTAGCATGGCTGAGATAGCTGTCAAAGCAGTTCTAGCTGTTGCAGATCTAGAGAGGAAGGATGTTAATCTGGACTTAATCAAAGTTGAGGGAAAAGTTGGTGGAAAATTAGAGGATACAGAGCTAATTTACGGAATTGTAGTTGACAAAGATATGAGTCATCCTCAGATGCCAAAGCAAATTCAGGATGCAAATATTGCCATTTTGACTTGTCCTTTTGAGCCTCCAAAACCAAAGACCAAGCATAAGGTTGACATTGATACTGTGGAAAAGTTTCAAACTTTACGCCTACAGGAGCAGAAGTACTTTGATGACATGGttcagaaatgcaag GATGTTGGTGCCACTTTAGTTATTTGCCAGTGGGGTTTTGATGATGAAGCAAACCACTTACTTATGCATAGAAATCTGCCTGCTGTTAGATGGGTAGGTGGCGTGGAGTTGGAGCTGATAGCAATTGCTACAG GTGGGAGAATTGTGCCGAGATTTCAAGAATTGACACCTGAAAAACTTGGCCTG GCTGGTCTGGTTCGAGAGAAATCATTTGGTACAACAAAGGACAGGATGATTTACATTGAACATTGTGCAAATTCAAGGGCCGTGACAATATTTATCCGTGGTG GTAACAAGATGATGATAGAGGAGACAAAACGTAGTATCCATGATGCTTTGTGTGTGGCTAGAAATCTTATTCGCAACAACTCCATTGTGTATGGTGGTGGTTCAGCTGAGATCTCTTGCTCAATTGCTGTGGAAGCAGCTGCTGATAAACACCCAGGAGTTGAGCAG TATGCTATCAGAGCATTTGCAGATGCTTTGGATTCTATCCCAATGGCACTTGCTGAGAATAGTGGTCTCCAACCCATTGAAACTTTATCTGCTGTAAAATCTCAGCAAATTAAG GAAAACAATCCTTGCTGTGGGATAGATTGCAATGATGCTGGAACAAATGACATGCGTGACCAAAATGTCTTTGAGACACTGATTGGGAAGCAACAGCAGATTTTGCTTGCAACCCAGGTTGTTAAGATGATTTTAAAGATTGACGATGTCATTAGTCCATCTGAATATTGA